Proteins encoded by one window of Actinocorallia herbida:
- a CDS encoding SRPBCC family protein has protein sequence MLQNATFSALTAAAPDRVFRHLAIAEAWPVWMRLPTKARRAVDGAPEPDGVGAVRAIFPVREQCVAYTQDEHYAYVMLFPRPIKGYRADVRLTPKGDGTLVEWNGQGAPYIPGTGPLVRGVLSFAARVLATLLVRHAARCEPGCPAHG, from the coding sequence ATGCTCCAGAACGCGACTTTCTCCGCCCTGACGGCGGCGGCACCGGACCGCGTCTTCCGGCACCTCGCGATCGCCGAGGCCTGGCCGGTGTGGATGCGCCTGCCGACCAAGGCCCGCCGGGCCGTCGACGGGGCGCCGGAGCCCGACGGGGTCGGCGCGGTCCGCGCCATTTTCCCGGTGCGCGAGCAATGTGTGGCTTACACACAAGATGAGCACTACGCGTACGTCATGCTCTTCCCCCGGCCCATCAAGGGCTATCGGGCCGATGTCCGGCTCACCCCGAAGGGCGACGGGACGCTCGTGGAGTGGAACGGCCAGGGGGCGCCGTACATCCCGGGCACGGGCCCGCTCGTCAGGGGCGTGCTGTCCTTCGCCGCGCGGGTCCTCGCGACGCTGCTCGTCCGGCACGCCGCGCGGTGCGAGCCGGGCTGTCCCGCGCATGGGTGA
- the pcrA gene encoding DNA helicase PcrA: MSTATSNPLLDGLNPPQRAAVVHAGGPLLIVAGAGSGKTRVLTHRIAHLLSERDVHPGQILAITFTNKAAGEMKERIDALVGPRSRAMWVMTFHSACVRILRREASRLGYPSSFSIYDQADSQRLMALVCRELDLDPKRYPPKSFSAQVSNLKNELIDYETFKARATTHMDQTLAEAYEMYQARLLQAGAMDFDDLIMTTVNLLEIFPDVAEHYRRRFRHILVDEYQDTNHAQYELVRRLAAPVEDLGPAELCVVGDADQSIYAFRGATIRNILEFERDYPDATTILLEQNYRSTQTILSAANAVIERNGDRKPKRLWSDQGEGEKITSYAASNEHDEAAFVANEIDRLGDEFAVKPGDVAVFYRTNAQSRVFEEVFIRVGLPYKVVGGVRFYERKEIRDLLAYLRVLANPEDTVSLRRIINVPKRGIGDRAEACVEVHAARSRISFWQALREAKTVPGLATRSLNAINEFVALLDELQAMVAGHGPAEIVQAVLDKTGYLAELRASKDPQDETRVENLQELENVAREFEDLFAEGDADREEADAQPPNQLTAFLERVSLVADSDQIPDDGAGVVTLMTLHTAKGLEFPVVFLTGMEDGVFPHLRALGNPKELEEERRLAYVGITRARERLHVSRAQMRSSWGAPQSNPVSRFLKEIPPTLLVEKAAEPITAPALASAASRAGARSPGNRAVPNLAVGDRVTHDKYGLGTVVAVDGVGDKAAASVDFGSGEGVKHLVLRWAPIEKL, encoded by the coding sequence ATGTCGACTGCAACCTCGAACCCTCTCCTTGACGGGCTGAACCCGCCGCAGCGCGCCGCCGTGGTCCACGCCGGCGGTCCGCTGCTCATCGTCGCGGGCGCCGGATCCGGCAAGACCAGGGTCCTCACGCACCGGATCGCCCATCTCCTGTCGGAGCGGGACGTCCACCCCGGCCAGATTCTGGCGATCACGTTCACCAACAAGGCGGCCGGGGAGATGAAGGAGCGCATCGACGCCCTGGTCGGCCCCCGCTCGCGCGCCATGTGGGTGATGACCTTCCACTCCGCCTGCGTGCGCATCCTGCGCCGCGAAGCCTCCCGACTGGGCTACCCCAGCTCGTTCTCCATCTACGACCAGGCCGACTCCCAGCGGCTGATGGCCCTGGTCTGCCGCGAGCTGGACCTCGACCCCAAGCGCTACCCGCCCAAGTCGTTCTCCGCGCAGGTCTCCAACCTCAAGAACGAGCTCATCGACTATGAGACGTTCAAGGCGCGGGCCACCACGCACATGGACCAGACCCTGGCCGAGGCGTACGAGATGTACCAGGCCCGCCTCCTCCAGGCGGGCGCCATGGACTTCGACGACCTCATCATGACCACGGTCAACCTGCTGGAGATCTTCCCGGACGTCGCCGAGCACTACCGGCGGCGGTTCCGGCACATCCTCGTCGACGAGTACCAGGACACCAACCACGCCCAGTACGAACTCGTCAGGCGCCTCGCCGCGCCCGTCGAGGACCTCGGCCCGGCCGAGCTGTGCGTGGTCGGCGACGCCGACCAGTCGATCTACGCCTTCCGGGGCGCGACGATCCGCAACATCCTGGAGTTCGAGCGCGACTACCCGGACGCGACCACGATCCTGCTGGAGCAGAACTACCGCTCCACCCAGACGATCCTGTCGGCCGCCAACGCGGTCATCGAGCGCAACGGCGACCGCAAGCCCAAGCGCCTCTGGTCCGACCAGGGCGAGGGCGAGAAGATCACCAGCTACGCGGCCTCCAACGAGCACGACGAGGCCGCGTTCGTCGCGAACGAGATCGACAGGCTCGGCGACGAGTTCGCCGTGAAGCCCGGCGACGTGGCGGTCTTCTACCGGACCAACGCCCAGTCCCGGGTGTTCGAAGAGGTCTTCATCCGGGTCGGCCTGCCCTACAAGGTCGTCGGCGGCGTCCGGTTCTACGAGCGCAAGGAGATCCGGGACCTCCTGGCCTACCTCCGGGTGCTGGCCAACCCCGAGGACACCGTCTCGCTGCGCCGGATCATCAACGTGCCCAAGCGCGGCATCGGCGACCGCGCCGAAGCCTGTGTCGAGGTGCACGCGGCCCGGTCGCGGATCTCGTTCTGGCAGGCGCTGCGCGAGGCCAAGACCGTCCCGGGCCTGGCCACCCGCTCCCTCAACGCGATCAACGAGTTCGTCGCGCTGCTGGACGAGCTCCAGGCCATGGTCGCCGGGCACGGCCCCGCCGAGATCGTCCAGGCGGTGCTGGACAAGACCGGCTACCTGGCCGAGCTGCGGGCGTCCAAGGACCCGCAGGACGAGACCCGCGTCGAGAACCTCCAGGAGCTGGAGAACGTCGCGCGGGAGTTCGAGGACCTGTTCGCCGAGGGCGACGCCGACCGCGAGGAGGCCGACGCCCAGCCGCCGAACCAGCTGACCGCGTTCCTGGAGCGGGTCTCGCTGGTCGCCGACTCCGACCAGATCCCCGACGACGGCGCGGGCGTGGTCACCCTGATGACCCTGCACACCGCCAAGGGCCTGGAGTTCCCCGTGGTGTTCCTCACCGGCATGGAGGACGGCGTGTTCCCGCACCTGCGGGCGCTCGGCAACCCCAAGGAGCTGGAGGAGGAGCGCCGCCTGGCCTACGTCGGCATCACCCGGGCGCGGGAGCGGCTGCACGTCTCCCGGGCGCAGATGCGCTCGTCGTGGGGCGCGCCGCAGTCGAACCCGGTCTCGCGGTTCCTCAAGGAGATCCCGCCGACCCTGCTCGTCGAGAAGGCCGCGGAGCCGATCACGGCGCCCGCGCTGGCGTCGGCGGCCTCCCGCGCGGGGGCGCGCTCGCCCGGCAACCGCGCGGTGCCGAACCTCGCCGTCGGCGACCGCGTCACGCACGACAAGTACGGGCTCGGCACCGTCGTGGCGGTGGACGGCGTCGGCGACAAGGCCGCGGCGTCCGTCGACTTCGGCAGCGGCGAAGGGGTCAAGCACCTCGTGCTGCGCTGGGCCCCGATCGAGAAGCTGTAA
- a CDS encoding LCP family protein yields MKRTIWITLASAAAWGTAHFLTGRRVVGALLLALQVALAVGVLVLVGPLADDATEWFVQPQWLNVLRVGIVATGAIWAAVIVRSYQLVSTGRPVLVGFVIVLCLAVAAPLAYAVELTRVSQDLVNDVFAKGTKKNPFNGVDRINLLLIGADAAPNRPGVRTDSMTVASIDTRKGTTTLFSLPRNLEDVPMPTPVSQAAFPDGFQGDGAGSPGLLNEVFQWAEDHPDIVPGVADGKRGPDLLKDTVGGVLGLQVDYYVMVDMAGFAQLVDAVGGVRINVAEELVYGKQSQGRIPAGDQILTGEQALWFGRTRTNSDDYNRMGRQKCLLYALSQQADPGTLLTRFHGIAGAAKRAVSTDLPSNALPGLIRLSKKIRGKDVRSVQFVPPLISTAYPDWELIRAKVTETLAAKPAPAKKPTAVVGPAAATTAPETPAAEATATEPAEPDSLATTCG; encoded by the coding sequence ATGAAGCGCACGATCTGGATCACCCTGGCCTCCGCCGCGGCGTGGGGCACCGCCCATTTCCTGACCGGGCGGCGGGTGGTCGGCGCGCTGCTGCTGGCGCTCCAGGTCGCCCTGGCCGTCGGCGTGCTCGTGCTGGTCGGGCCGCTCGCCGACGACGCGACCGAGTGGTTCGTCCAGCCGCAGTGGCTGAACGTGCTGCGGGTCGGCATCGTCGCGACCGGCGCGATCTGGGCGGCGGTGATCGTGCGCTCCTACCAGCTGGTGTCGACGGGCCGTCCCGTGCTCGTCGGGTTCGTCATCGTGCTGTGCCTCGCCGTCGCCGCTCCGCTGGCCTACGCGGTCGAGCTGACCCGGGTCTCCCAGGACCTCGTCAACGACGTCTTCGCCAAGGGCACCAAGAAGAACCCGTTCAACGGGGTGGACCGGATCAACCTGCTGCTCATCGGCGCCGACGCCGCGCCCAACCGGCCGGGGGTGCGGACCGACAGCATGACGGTCGCCAGCATCGACACCCGCAAGGGCACCACGACGCTGTTCAGCCTCCCGCGCAACCTCGAGGACGTGCCGATGCCGACCCCGGTGTCGCAGGCGGCCTTCCCCGACGGCTTCCAGGGCGACGGGGCGGGCAGCCCCGGCCTGCTCAACGAGGTCTTCCAGTGGGCCGAGGACCACCCGGACATCGTCCCGGGCGTCGCGGACGGGAAACGCGGCCCCGACCTGCTCAAGGACACCGTCGGGGGCGTCCTCGGCCTCCAGGTGGACTACTACGTGATGGTGGACATGGCCGGGTTCGCCCAGCTCGTCGACGCCGTCGGCGGGGTCCGGATCAACGTTGCCGAGGAGCTGGTCTACGGCAAGCAGAGCCAGGGCCGCATCCCGGCGGGCGACCAGATCCTCACCGGCGAGCAGGCCCTGTGGTTCGGCAGGACCCGCACCAACAGCGACGACTACAACCGGATGGGCCGGCAGAAGTGCCTGCTCTACGCGCTGTCCCAGCAGGCCGACCCGGGCACGCTGCTCACCAGGTTCCACGGCATCGCGGGCGCCGCCAAGCGAGCGGTCTCCACCGACCTGCCGTCCAACGCGCTGCCCGGGCTGATCAGGCTGTCGAAGAAGATCCGCGGCAAGGACGTGCGGAGCGTCCAGTTCGTCCCGCCGCTGATCAGCACCGCCTACCCGGACTGGGAGCTGATCCGCGCCAAGGTCACCGAGACCCTGGCCGCCAAGCCGGCCCCGGCCAAGAAGCCGACCGCGGTGGTCGGCCCGGCCGCCGCGACGACCGCGCCGGAGACCCCGGCCGCCGAGGCGACCGCGACGGAGCCGGCCGAGCCGGACTCCCTCGCGACCACCTGCGGCTGA
- a CDS encoding RNA polymerase sigma factor produces MSDAALIVASADRPELFSGLFARHANTLYRHVSRRIGPEAAEDVVAETFLTAFRKRARYNSAYPDARPWLYGIATRLVARHRRDEITRYRALARTHAEFSAPADDERVVMDLTATAAGSALAAALAGLATGDRDVLLLVAWADLTYEETARALGIPVGTVRSRLNRARRKTRAALGGNPLTDPDEE; encoded by the coding sequence ATGTCCGACGCCGCCCTCATCGTCGCCTCCGCGGACCGACCCGAGCTGTTCTCCGGTCTCTTCGCCCGGCATGCCAACACCCTCTACCGGCACGTATCCCGACGAATCGGTCCGGAAGCCGCCGAGGACGTCGTCGCCGAAACCTTCCTGACCGCCTTCCGGAAACGGGCACGGTACAACTCCGCCTACCCCGACGCGCGGCCCTGGCTGTACGGGATCGCGACCCGGCTCGTGGCCCGCCACCGGCGCGACGAGATCACCCGATACCGGGCACTGGCCCGCACCCACGCGGAGTTCTCCGCGCCCGCCGACGACGAGCGCGTGGTGATGGATCTCACAGCCACCGCGGCCGGATCGGCGCTCGCCGCGGCCCTCGCCGGACTCGCCACCGGCGACCGCGACGTCCTCCTGCTCGTCGCCTGGGCCGACCTCACCTACGAGGAGACCGCCCGCGCCCTCGGCATCCCCGTCGGCACCGTCAGGTCCCGGCTGAACCGGGCCCGCCGCAAGACCCGCGCCGCCCTCGGCGGCAACCCCCTGACCGACCCGGACGAGGAGTGA
- a CDS encoding LuxR C-terminal-related transcriptional regulator, with translation MTRVVLVDDHQMFRTGVRAELGPEIEVVGEAADVDSAVSVIAATLPEVVLLDVHLPGGGGVEVLRRVLPSKTTRFLALSVSDAAEDVIGVVRGGARGYVTKTISGPELTAAIGRVAEGDAVFSPRLAGFVLDAFSATDAPAADPELDQLTAREREVLRLIARGYAYKEIAKELFISVKTVETHVSSVLRKLQLSNRHELSRWAAARRLV, from the coding sequence GTGACGCGTGTGGTGCTGGTGGACGACCACCAGATGTTCCGGACCGGGGTCCGCGCCGAACTGGGTCCGGAGATCGAGGTCGTCGGCGAGGCCGCCGACGTCGACTCGGCCGTCTCGGTGATCGCGGCGACCTTGCCCGAGGTGGTGCTCCTGGACGTCCATCTGCCGGGCGGCGGCGGGGTCGAGGTGCTGCGCCGGGTCCTGCCGTCCAAGACCACCAGGTTCCTCGCGCTGTCGGTGTCGGACGCGGCCGAGGACGTCATCGGGGTCGTCCGGGGCGGGGCGCGCGGCTATGTGACCAAGACCATCTCCGGCCCCGAGCTGACCGCCGCGATCGGCCGGGTGGCGGAGGGAGACGCGGTGTTCTCCCCCCGCCTGGCGGGATTCGTCCTTGACGCGTTCAGTGCGACCGACGCCCCCGCTGCCGATCCCGAACTCGACCAGCTCACCGCGCGCGAGCGCGAGGTGCTGCGCCTCATCGCGCGCGGCTACGCCTACAAGGAGATCGCCAAGGAGCTGTTCATCTCGGTGAAGACCGTCGAGACGCACGTCAGCAGTGTGCTGCGCAAGCTCCAGCTCTCCAACCGGCACGAGCTGAGCCGCTGGGCCGCCGCCCGCCGCCTCGTCTGA
- a CDS encoding ATP-binding protein: MGSEGIVRLERRRDGRLLAGVCAGLAGQFGLEPVVVRLAFVVLGAAGVYGIAAYAAFWILTPARDEERRRRDPAQLLAYALLGGGLSLLTGVSGLAQIALWPVLVVGIGAVILWQQAGRDQRERFVSLPQGMWWRSLLGALLVTAGIGGFFAQRVSPQDIPQVLLATAIILTGVTVVITPWLVKLWQELDAERAERVRSQERAEVAAHIHDSVLHTLTLIQRNAHDPKEVARLARSQERDLRAWLYQPKSDSSRMFAAAVQETTAEVEDLHGVPIEVVCVGDCPLDDRIGAMIQAAREAMVNAAKYSGAPNVSVYAEVSGDDLEIFVRDRGKGFDLEGVPADRMGVRGSIIGRMERHGGTARVRSAPGDGTEIRLELKK, encoded by the coding sequence ATGGGGTCAGAGGGCATCGTCCGGCTGGAGCGCCGCCGGGACGGCAGGTTGCTCGCCGGCGTGTGCGCGGGGCTGGCCGGGCAGTTCGGGCTGGAGCCCGTTGTCGTGCGGCTGGCGTTCGTGGTGCTGGGCGCGGCGGGGGTGTACGGGATCGCGGCCTATGCCGCGTTCTGGATTCTCACCCCCGCGCGCGACGAGGAGCGGCGCAGGCGCGATCCGGCGCAGCTGCTCGCCTACGCGCTCCTCGGCGGCGGCCTTTCGCTGCTGACGGGGGTGTCGGGGCTGGCCCAGATCGCCCTGTGGCCGGTCCTGGTCGTCGGGATCGGCGCGGTGATCCTCTGGCAGCAGGCGGGGCGCGACCAGCGCGAGCGCTTCGTCTCGCTGCCGCAGGGCATGTGGTGGCGCAGCCTCCTCGGCGCGCTGCTGGTGACGGCGGGGATCGGCGGGTTCTTCGCGCAGCGGGTGTCCCCGCAGGACATCCCGCAGGTGCTGCTGGCCACCGCGATCATCCTCACCGGGGTGACCGTCGTGATCACCCCCTGGCTGGTGAAGCTCTGGCAGGAACTCGACGCGGAGCGCGCCGAACGCGTCAGGTCGCAGGAGCGGGCCGAGGTGGCGGCGCACATCCACGACTCGGTGCTGCACACCCTGACCCTCATCCAGCGCAACGCGCACGACCCGAAGGAGGTCGCGCGGCTCGCCAGGTCCCAGGAGCGCGACCTGCGCGCCTGGCTGTACCAGCCCAAATCCGACTCGTCCCGGATGTTCGCGGCGGCCGTCCAGGAGACGACCGCCGAGGTGGAGGACCTGCACGGCGTCCCGATCGAGGTGGTCTGCGTCGGCGACTGCCCGCTCGACGACCGGATCGGCGCGATGATCCAGGCGGCCCGCGAGGCGATGGTCAACGCCGCCAAGTACTCCGGCGCCCCCAACGTCTCGGTCTACGCCGAGGTCTCCGGCGACGATCTGGAGATCTTCGTCAGGGATCGGGGCAAGGGGTTCGACCTCGAAGGGGTCCCGGCCGACAGAATGGGCGTGCGGGGTTCGATCATCGGCCGGATGGAACGGCACGGCGGTACCGCCCGGGTGCGCAGCGCCCCCGGTGATGGCACCGAGATCAGGTTGGAGCTGAAGAAGTGA
- a CDS encoding ABC transporter substrate-binding protein gives MPFARPTACLALLAVLAAGCAVDSGKAETTASGPSGYPLTLDNCGAKTTVEAAPRQAVSLNQGVTEILLSLGLADRLAGTATWTDPLPESLTGADAGVPRLAENAPSFERVLAAEPDFVAASFASTLGTGGVAERDRFEQLGVPTYLSPSDCVGKDNGGTGDGSRTTPLTMDAIYGEIRDLARIFGVPERGEDLVASLRGRLEAAADSATGADVSVMYWFANAEAPYLAGCCGAPGVITNELGLRNVFDDTTDEWPQINWETVAERDPDVLVIGDLTRRSQTAETAAKKIGFLEGHPVTREMTAVKNQRYVLLSGQAMNPTIRTVEGVELVAEALRRFGLAG, from the coding sequence GTGCCCTTCGCACGCCCCACCGCCTGCCTCGCCCTGCTCGCCGTCCTCGCCGCGGGCTGCGCCGTCGATTCCGGAAAGGCGGAGACCACCGCGTCCGGGCCGTCCGGCTACCCGCTCACCCTGGACAACTGCGGGGCGAAGACGACCGTCGAGGCCGCGCCGCGGCAGGCCGTCTCGCTCAACCAGGGCGTCACCGAGATCCTGCTGTCCCTCGGCCTCGCCGACCGGCTCGCCGGGACGGCGACCTGGACCGACCCACTGCCGGAAAGCCTCACCGGGGCCGACGCAGGCGTGCCGCGCCTCGCCGAGAACGCCCCGTCGTTCGAACGCGTCCTGGCCGCCGAGCCCGACTTCGTCGCCGCGTCCTTCGCCTCCACGCTCGGCACGGGCGGCGTCGCGGAACGGGACAGGTTCGAGCAGCTGGGCGTGCCGACCTACCTGTCGCCGTCGGACTGCGTCGGCAAGGACAACGGCGGCACCGGAGACGGGTCCCGCACCACCCCGCTGACCATGGACGCGATCTACGGCGAGATCCGCGACCTCGCCCGGATCTTCGGCGTCCCCGAGCGCGGCGAGGACCTCGTCGCCTCGCTCCGGGGCCGCCTCGAGGCCGCCGCGGACAGTGCCACCGGCGCGGACGTGTCGGTCATGTACTGGTTCGCCAACGCCGAGGCACCGTATCTCGCGGGCTGCTGCGGCGCGCCCGGCGTCATCACGAACGAGCTCGGGCTGCGGAACGTGTTCGACGACACCACCGACGAGTGGCCGCAGATCAACTGGGAGACCGTCGCGGAACGCGACCCGGACGTCCTGGTCATCGGCGACCTCACCCGGAGATCACAGACCGCCGAGACCGCGGCCAAGAAGATCGGGTTCCTTGAGGGCCACCCCGTCACGCGGGAGATGACGGCGGTCAAGAACCAGCGGTACGTGCTGCTCAGCGGGCAGGCGATGAACCCGACGATCCGGACGGTCGAAGGCGTCGAGCTCGTCGCCGAGGCGCTGCGCCGCTTCGGGCTCGCCGGGTGA
- a CDS encoding FecCD family ABC transporter permease, translating into MRAAPRGPLLWTAGAVALAVSVAIAITIGPADLTVPEVGRVVAAHLGFGAADLTPIRDGIVWELRLPRTLLAAVCGAGLAVCGAVMQSLLRNPLADPFVLGVSSGASTGAVLVVVLGFGGGVLSVSGGAFAGAILSFGLVLLLGLRVGGSTDRVVLSGVAAMQLFSALTSFIVLTSADAETTRGVLFWLLGSLSGATWTDVRVCAAVLAVVLLICLSNARDLDAFAFGQDAAVALGVRVARTRIVLLCATALLTAALVSAAGAIGFVGLVLPHATRALTGPGHLRLLPVSALTGAIFLVWVDTAARTALDPQEVPVGVVTSLIGVPAFVIILHRTSRRGAR; encoded by the coding sequence GTGAGAGCCGCGCCGCGCGGACCCCTGCTGTGGACGGCGGGGGCCGTCGCCCTCGCCGTCTCGGTGGCGATCGCGATCACCATCGGCCCCGCCGACCTCACGGTGCCCGAGGTCGGGCGGGTCGTCGCGGCCCATCTCGGCTTCGGCGCGGCCGACCTCACGCCGATCCGGGACGGCATCGTGTGGGAGCTGCGCCTGCCCCGGACGCTCCTGGCCGCCGTCTGCGGGGCGGGCCTCGCGGTGTGCGGCGCGGTCATGCAGTCGCTGCTGCGCAACCCGCTGGCCGACCCGTTCGTCCTCGGCGTCTCCTCGGGCGCCTCGACGGGGGCCGTCCTCGTCGTCGTGCTCGGATTCGGCGGCGGCGTGCTGTCGGTCTCCGGAGGCGCGTTCGCGGGCGCGATCCTCTCGTTCGGGCTCGTCCTGCTGCTGGGCCTGCGGGTCGGCGGCAGCACCGACCGGGTGGTGCTCTCCGGCGTCGCCGCGATGCAGCTGTTCTCCGCGCTCACCTCGTTCATCGTCCTGACCTCGGCCGACGCCGAGACCACCCGCGGCGTCCTGTTCTGGCTCCTCGGCTCCCTCAGCGGCGCGACCTGGACCGACGTCCGGGTCTGCGCGGCGGTCCTCGCGGTCGTCCTCTTGATCTGTCTGAGCAACGCGCGCGACCTGGACGCCTTCGCGTTCGGCCAGGACGCCGCCGTGGCCCTGGGCGTCCGGGTCGCGCGGACCCGGATCGTGCTGCTGTGCGCGACGGCGCTGCTCACCGCGGCCCTCGTCAGCGCGGCGGGCGCGATCGGGTTCGTCGGCCTGGTCCTTCCGCACGCGACCCGCGCGCTCACCGGGCCCGGGCACCTCCGGCTGCTGCCCGTCAGCGCCCTGACCGGGGCGATCTTCCTGGTCTGGGTGGACACCGCGGCCCGGACCGCCTTGGACCCGCAGGAGGTGCCCGTCGGGGTGGTCACCTCGCTGATCGGGGTCCCGGCGTTCGTGATCATCCTGCACCGCACCTCGCGGCGCGGGGCCCGGTGA
- a CDS encoding PspC domain-containing protein, protein MTTDRLARGADGRLVAGVCAGLGGYTRIDPLVFRIGWGVLVFVTWTAIPLYILAAVLMAEPDGGPGLVERSARRVMTGSAVLSLLGVALAGGVVLDIVLSGATGGLDAGVLGALMIVLLIGMIAQTRGVDLVEAARTLPDGLRGEPLGPEPAKASGAAGVTGGPRPAAQAEWIDLATLRPIPARPLGGIGVDLSAPAAAPGAVPGAAVPPPGEVKRPAGATSPCGPRKRGGKWLTLTTLVLAGAAAAAVGNNAGLSQDHLQQLALSAALAVVGLGLVTGTWFGRPRGLVGVGALLSLALLTSTATTELPAGSRFGDVEWRPVDPGSTQPYRIVAGTGKLDLTTLALTPGARYRVDARLGLGGIRIVLPAHARVELHAATGLGDITVDKKINSGPRVKVDQVLDGSGQNPPTLEVHVKGIVGDVEVVRGGA, encoded by the coding sequence ATGACGACCGACAGGCTGGCCCGGGGGGCCGACGGACGCCTCGTCGCCGGGGTGTGCGCCGGGCTCGGCGGGTACACGCGGATCGACCCCCTGGTGTTCCGGATCGGGTGGGGGGTGCTGGTCTTCGTCACGTGGACCGCGATCCCGCTGTACATCCTCGCGGCGGTCCTGATGGCCGAGCCCGATGGCGGTCCGGGACTCGTCGAACGCAGTGCCCGGCGCGTCATGACCGGGTCCGCGGTGCTCTCGCTGCTCGGCGTGGCGCTCGCGGGCGGGGTCGTGCTCGACATCGTGCTCAGCGGGGCGACCGGCGGGCTCGACGCGGGCGTGCTCGGGGCGCTGATGATCGTGCTGCTCATCGGGATGATCGCGCAGACCCGGGGGGTCGACCTCGTCGAAGCGGCGCGGACCCTGCCCGACGGGCTGCGCGGGGAGCCCTTGGGCCCGGAGCCCGCCAAGGCGTCCGGCGCCGCCGGCGTCACGGGCGGCCCGCGCCCCGCCGCGCAGGCGGAGTGGATCGACCTCGCGACGCTGCGGCCCATCCCCGCCCGGCCGCTCGGCGGGATCGGCGTCGACCTGAGCGCGCCCGCCGCGGCCCCGGGAGCCGTTCCCGGGGCCGCGGTCCCGCCCCCCGGAGAGGTCAAGCGGCCCGCAGGAGCCACCTCGCCCTGCGGCCCGCGCAAGCGCGGCGGCAAGTGGCTGACCCTGACCACCCTGGTCCTCGCGGGGGCGGCGGCGGCCGCGGTCGGGAACAACGCCGGCCTCAGCCAGGACCACCTCCAGCAGCTCGCGCTGAGCGCCGCGCTCGCCGTCGTCGGCCTCGGCCTGGTCACCGGGACCTGGTTCGGCAGGCCGCGCGGGCTCGTCGGGGTCGGCGCCCTGCTGTCGCTGGCGCTGCTCACCAGCACCGCGACCACCGAACTCCCGGCCGGCAGCCGCTTCGGCGACGTCGAGTGGCGGCCCGTCGACCCGGGATCCACCCAGCCGTACCGGATCGTCGCGGGCACCGGAAAGCTCGACCTCACCACGCTCGCGCTGACCCCGGGCGCCCGCTACCGGGTCGACGCGCGGCTCGGCCTCGGCGGCATCCGGATCGTGCTGCCCGCGCACGCCCGGGTCGAACTCCACGCCGCGACGGGCCTCGGCGACATCACCGTCGACAAGAAGATCAACAGCGGTCCGCGGGTCAAGGTCGACCAGGTGCTCGACGGGTCGGGCCAGAACCCGCCGACGCTCGAGGTGCACGTCAAGGGCATCGTCGGCGATGTGGAGGTGGTGCGCGGTGGCGCATAA
- a CDS encoding cysteine dioxygenase produces MKAETFPDITMAPIAPVNPDAPPTVGQLAWRVSQAAARPDAWWHLVTFVPGERIRVELEDGLTLIIWPPGFRLSAHDHGGHLQVMAVIAGELAEVVVGDDGATARPLRANRVRVQAGDRMHEVVNPGEGYAVTLHAYA; encoded by the coding sequence TTGAAGGCCGAGACTTTTCCTGACATCACCATGGCTCCGATCGCCCCGGTGAACCCCGATGCCCCGCCGACCGTCGGCCAGCTCGCCTGGCGTGTCAGTCAGGCCGCGGCCCGCCCCGACGCCTGGTGGCACCTGGTCACCTTCGTGCCCGGCGAGCGGATCCGGGTCGAACTCGAGGACGGGCTCACCCTGATCATCTGGCCGCCCGGCTTCCGGCTGTCCGCGCACGACCACGGCGGCCACCTCCAGGTCATGGCGGTGATCGCGGGCGAGCTCGCCGAGGTCGTCGTCGGCGACGACGGCGCGACGGCCCGGCCGCTGCGCGCCAACCGGGTCCGGGTGCAGGCGGGCGACCGGATGCACGAGGTCGTCAACCCGGGTGAGGGCTACGCCGTCACCCTGCACGCCTACGCCTGA